From Triticum urartu cultivar G1812 chromosome 2, Tu2.1, whole genome shotgun sequence, a single genomic window includes:
- the LOC125535134 gene encoding zinc finger A20 and AN1 domain-containing stress-associated protein 12-like, which translates to MAHGQESSTEAAAGGGSPLCANGCGFYGSAATKSMCSKCYRDHLKAGDVAAPAVEGKLTFDDLILAFKKSVNLQDSTAAPAAEAAAKKSVPNRCMACKKKVGLLGFACRCGGTFCSLHRYVDGHACSFDYKKVGREQIAQQNPLVAPSKLHNKF; encoded by the coding sequence ATGGCGCACGGGCAGGAGTCTTCGACGGAGGCCGCCGCCGGTGGGGGCTCGCCGCTCTGCGCGAACGGCTGCGGGTTCTACGGGAGCGCGGCGACCAAGAGCATGTGCTCAAAGTGCTACCGCGACCACCTCAAGGCCGGAGATGTGGCTGCCCCCGCCGTCGAGGGGAAGCTCACGTTTGACGACCTCATCCTCGCCTTCAAGAAGTCGGTGAACCTGCAGGACTCTACCGCGGCACCGGCCGCGGAGGCGGCAGCGAAGAAGTCGGTGCCAAACAGGTGCATGGCGTGCAAGAAGAAGGTCGGGCTGCTGGGATTCGCGTGCCGCTGCGGTGGCACCTTCTGCTCGCTGCACCGCTACGTGGACGGGCACGCATGCAGTTTCGACTACAAGAAGGTCGGCCGGGAGCAGATCGCGCAGCAGAACCCTCTCGTCGCGCCGTCCAAGCTCCACAACAAGTTTTGA